The following proteins are encoded in a genomic region of Arachis stenosperma cultivar V10309 chromosome 4, arast.V10309.gnm1.PFL2, whole genome shotgun sequence:
- the LOC130973740 gene encoding F-box/kelch-repeat protein At3g24760 codes for MTELNHLSTDLIELILSFLPIPTLIRSSTVCKQWHSIISSVSFSNNHNNNKKPWFFLHGIHNISSKNNQSFAFDPTSNSWFLLPTFPTTSTTTNNHQNQPNNSFIGSNGFFFITVPEFCYTRILRPTRWHATSPLYFSRINPLLGVFNDHGPHPKFIVVGGVKFIGNLVDIEDRLDVEIYDPVQGTWELSPPLPADFRSGNSSSSLSSAMFKGRFYVFGIYSCFVASFDLKQRIWSDVQTLRPHLGVAFCFLIPCSKHLLLAGVCNSPQGGCSFNLWKVDEGTMEVSEIGAMPRELLYALFDGDEDDEFASLKCVGLDDLVYVFNEDYHSVYPSCVCEIDADSGRCSWRRVPQLPSPVNKFHKVISFCSTLSLHSILGDEDEHLQIQ; via the coding sequence ATGACAGAGCTCAACCATCTAAGCACAGACCTCATAGAACTAATCCTCTCTTTCCTCCCAATCCCAACCTTAATCCGTTCTTCCACAGTCTGCAAGCAATGGCACTCCATAATCTCCTCTGTCTCCTTCTCcaacaaccacaacaacaacaagaagccATGGTTCTTCCTCCATGGAATCCATAACATCTCCTCAAAGAACAACCAGTCCTTCGCCTTTGACCCAACCTCCAATTCTTGGTTCCTCCTCCCAACCTTCCCAACCACCTCAACAACAACCAACAACCACCAAAACCAACCTAACAACTCCTTCATAGGCTCCAATGGTTTCTTCTTCATAACCGTCCCCGAATTCTGTTACACCCGCATCCTCCGTCCCACCCGCTGGCATGCCACGTCACCACTCTACTTTTCAAGAATCAACCCTCTCTTGGGCGTTTTCAATGACCATGGCCCACACCCCAAGTTCATTGTCGTTGGCGGAGTCAAGTTCATCGGAAACCTTGTTGACATTGAAGACCGTTTGGACGTTGAGATTTACGACCCGGTTCAGGGGACATGGGAGCTTAGTCCTCCTCTACCTGCAGATTTCAGATCTGGaaactcttcttcttcattgtcCTCCGCCATGTTCAAAGGGAGATTCTATGTCTTTGGGATATATTCTTGTTTTGTTGCTTCCTTCGATCTCAAGCAACGGATTTGGAGTGATGTTCAGACGCTTAGGCCTCACCTGGGCGTCGCTTTCTGCTTCTTGATTCCATGTAGCAAACATCTCCTTCTTGCTggcgtttgcaattccccgcaAGGAGGGTGTTCCTTTAACCTCTGGAAGGTCGACGAGGGAACCATGGAGGTCTCTGAGATTGGGGCAATGCCGCGTGAACTGCTCTATGCCTTGTTTGATGGCGACGAGGACGACGAGTTCGCGAGCCTCAAGTGTGTAGGGTTGGATGATCTTGTATATGTTTTCAATGAGGATTATCACAGTGTTTATCCTTCTTGTGTTTGTGAGATTGACGCTGATTCTGGGAGATGTAGCTGGAGGAGGGTGCCTCAATTGCCATCTCCGGTGAACAAGTTTCATAAAGTTATTAGTTTTTGTTCTACTCTTTCTCTGCATAGTATTCTTGGTGATGAAGATGAACATCTTCAAATTCAATAG